The following nucleotide sequence is from Channa argus isolate prfri chromosome 9, Channa argus male v1.0, whole genome shotgun sequence.
AAAAGCAGCTGAGAGAAAGCTTCCATGTCTGCCTCGCTGACCTTGGACCTCACACCTTTGGACAAGTGGCCAACACTGCAACGCAACACGCTGATCATATCTAAGGCATCCTTCCGTGCAAGTGCGAACCCCGTGTGTAGGCTGTAGGTTTTTCCCTTCATTGAATTTACACGAGCTAGCCTTGCTTCAAGGCTCATGTCACTCATAGTAGTGGCCATGGTATTCTGCTCAGCTTTGTAGACTgcattttgctttgtgttttcttcacaaCAGGCTGAGCTGGCAGAAAACAGTGCATGTGAGGGCACGGCTCTGCCTTCATTATCCCCATTAGTGTTTGCCTTTCTCCTGAGGAAGCAGTGACTGAACGGCCTGTGGCACTTCCACGTCATCAACCTCGGTGCCGTTGACTCTGTAGGCAACCCAGAAGCTCCTCTTAGCAGCCCTCTACCAGATGAATAAGAGGCAACTGAACCCTGGGACATGCTCTTGGGCAAGGTTTTGGCAGAGAATATCCTCTGTTCTTCTGGGGCATTTTGAGACTGCAAATTCTGACCTCCGCTCTTTCCTGTAAGTGTGGCTTTGGTTTTCTCTATCAGTGCTTCTAAGCTCCTGGAACCTGGCATTAGAGtgctccagctcctcctgagCATCCGAACCCTGCGTGGCTTCCTGAGGCTGCCTAGTGTAGGTTCACATGAAGATCTGCTTGAAAGGAAAGCCATGACGTGTGGGTCGGGCTCGGGGCTTTCCTGTGTTAGCCCACTGGGCTCTGTGCTACTTCGTAATGATGGTAGTGACATGGTTGTGGTGGTGGTACTGGTTTCATTACAGAGAGCTAAAGATGACTCTTCCCCAACTTTCTTCAGCTGTGTGCAAGCTACACTAGGGGTAGCAGGGAAACAAAAAGAACTGTTAAGCATCTCCGTCTTCATCTGAAATAACATGTTTCTATTCATAGTCTTTTGTACTATTAGATTTATCTGGAATTGCTCTAAAATAATATATTCAGTAACACATACTGGCTTTATATACTAATTACTGTACAAAATTTACATATTTCTatacaaaaagataaaacaattaCTGAAGGGTTACATTGATGAAGGGattaaaagtgacatttaaGCAAATTATTTACTAGTTTTGATCATTTGCTTTCTTGTGTTATctgttgatgaaaatatacGTTTAAAAATAAGTGTAAATTGACCTCTGTAATGTACTCAATAGGTGTTCTATTAGGTGCCTGAAATGAGCACAATTTGTGAATGATCTTTttcatttgcacaaacacaaacatagatATAAGCGGGAAAACCCTCCTGTCTGGTTTTACCTGTGGTCTCCTTTATTTTGGCCATCCTGTGACTGCCATCCCGGGAAATTGTGAACCCAGGTTCAGCACTGGTAGCTGCATGGATCTTCCTCAGCAGGGTGGGGTCCATGGGATGGCCAGCTTTCCCGTGACTCTGGGGCCCATAAGATTTCTCTTCAGCAGTTACATAACTCAACCCCCTGAGCGAGGACTCTGAAAGTAGATGCATGTTGTCTGTTGCACAAAGGGGAGAATCCATGGGGgtgacacagctgctgctgcctgtgcTACAACCGGCATCTATAGAAGAACATTGTGAGCTTTGGAGGGAATGAACGCCTTCACTCTGTATGGATGACATGCGTTTGCTCACATGGTATTCATATAATCGGGTGACATCTTGCTCTGATGTTGGAATCTTAATTGGCTGCTGCTCATTATCCTGTGAAGTGGCATCTGCTTCAGCAGGGATGGGTCCTTTGGATGGGGAGTGGAAATGAGCATTTAACTGTTGGCTTCTTTCATCCGagtcctttttttctccctttactGTCAACCTGTCTGCGTGGGAAGCCTGTGAGTCATTCTCACATTCTGGAGAGACATTCTCTGCCATTTTGTTTCCAGTCACTCTTTGCTGCCATTTTTGATGCCTGTCTTTAAAGTGAGTTCGCCCCAGATCAAGTTGGTTCATGTAATAGGAATCTCTCACAGTGAAAGCATTATACTTTCCAACAAGATGAGGTGACTCCTCTTTAACAGAGTCTTGACTGGTCATCTGTGATCTATCAGAGAACTCACAAGTATCTCCTTGGGTTTGGCGCTCTGCCTccttctgttttcctctctgccTGCTCATTACTGAGCCCATGTGCATCTTAGTGAAGTATTCGCTGACCGATTTTATTTCCATTGTCTCTGGCTCCATCTCACCCCCATCTGAGTGAAATATCTGGGAGGAGGCAATAGCAGAGGATTTTGCCTCCTCCTGATGCTCCTGGGGGTTGTATGGAATCGCCCTTGCTCCATCGTCATTAGTTGCAGTCTCTGGCTTTTCCTCATTTATGGCATGGTATCCTTCTGTCATGGCTACATGCATCCTCAGGTGGTTGTCTGAATGTCTCTGAGCAATGGCCAATTCTGAGCTCTCTGTCATCTCAGAGGAGTTTGTCTCATTACCAGAGTCTGAGGACTCAGGACTAAATGCTCGCGATAGCTGTACACCTGTGtaccacagaaagaaaaacactttattaacaACTTCAAATGAGGCACCTGGAAAATATCATAGATGAGGGACTGAGTCAAATACAATTAGTGGTATTTACAATGGTAATGAGCTCATAAGTGAAAAAAAGAGTGTACAATGACACAACACAGACAATAatcaatataaatacataaatcacTGCATAGAACATTTggtttaaaattcaaattttagaTTCTATACAAATATTGGTGGAGAAGAGTCAAAAACCTAAATAGCTGATGAGATAGCtagttattttttctgtttttttatatatattttagcaaTAACCATCTAGGACTGTGCAGTGTGCAGgtgagaaaacaaataaaattattaacaaaacagGAACAAATCACGAGAAAATGAACAATATCTCAATGAACATATAGTAAGTTTGTGTGAACTCAAATCAATGGAAAAAAACTCACACAAATGGAAACATAGAACAAAATGGGCTTTATTgaaaaaactcaacaaatcaAAAGTGAATGGCTGGAACATGGTTTGGTGTTAATGGATAAAAGTTACAATAGTGTAAGAAGAACCTGTGCTACTCTCTGACTGTGCTGAACTCTGTTCCTCAGATGCAGCAAGGGCCTCGAGTGCCTGTAAGGTGGACACCACTGCATTGTCCAGAGGCTGCCCGTGGCCCTCTGCTCTGTGGGTGGGCACTGAATCTATAAGAGACACTGGGATATCACTGCGGGCTCCTTGGGCCAAAGTTCCAGCcccctgctgctcctcctcatcAGAGCTGTCCCTGAAgccaggaggaggagcagcaatGGCCAAGTTAAGGGAGTGCAGCAGTACATCATTGTCCTCCTCATCATTACCCTCtggtggaggagggagggaggtcAAGTCGATTATGTCATCACTGGACCCAGAGAGCGAAAGCAACATGGGCTTGTCAATGTCACTCATCACCATATCCTCCTCACAGCTTATGTCATCCTCATCCTCTGCGTCGTCTGTTGTCTCTGCATAACAGATATCGTGCAGCAGCGGCTCCTCGATGCACTCAGAAGGACCAAATATTTTAGTGGAGTAATGATACCCATCCCCATCTTCTATGGCATCCATCATCTTATAGTCCTCCTCGAGACGCCTGTACATGCGGCTGTGATTGTCTATAATCTCTGGGCTTCCATCCATCAGTCTCTGGTAGCCCAGATTTTGGGGATTTACACTATCTAAGGGAGGATCTCCAAATATGAAGGAGACCTTTGCACTCCTAGAGGAGTCTTGGGGTTTGGGCCTTTGAACGTTGAGGTATGTTTGGGAGCAAGGGAGTCTGCAGCACTCTGCTCTCTCTGCCACATGGATTGAATGCTGGGGCTGGTGGATCTCAGTAATATAGACCGGTTGGCCTTCACATCTCCTGTGGTCAAGAAATTCACACTCCTGCTCAGAATAATCTTGGTTGCAACTCTGGTTGTTTCTGTCTTCGCATCCTTtatgaggtgtgctgtaggtacACTCAATGGCCTGGTAGTTCTGCTTCATTCTCGCTGCATGGCCTGCAAagggaataaagaaaacaaaacattattatttaaacacaaagtacCTAATAAGTTACAACATTAACTTGTAGTTAACATTTTTGAAGTACATGTGTTCATACTGTCCGTGTTTTTGGCCACATTAAAGATGGAACGGCGAGAGTCCACCAGCAATCTGTAGTAGCCAGCAGTCAAACAGGCCAGATTCATTGCATCAACAGACTCCATTAAGAGAGTGATGGGCTGTGAAAGAAGCAGATAAGCAGATGAAAGTGAGCCCAAAATAAATGGGAGAGTGGGTCTGTAGAATGAGGTTATAACAACTGCTTAACAGGCTTGTGTTATTTGGCTAAAATCATAGAAAACATTCACAACCTTTTAGcacatgctttattttaaaagggcAGAGGCTTGGTTAACCTTCACATCCAGGACATGTAGTTCCACTCTAACTCTGTTCTCATCTTCCGTATACATCTCGATGCGGTTGACATGACTGAAATCAGCCAGAAGTGCCACCAGGTTTGTTTTGGTGTTAATCACATGACTAATGCCATATTTGGGCCCCACCAGCAAAGTCACCTCTGTGTGCTTCTCGCCTTGCTGCAAATGAGAGGAGAGAGTCATATCACTTCCTGCATGAAATTCTACAGTATATGATAGTCTTCTGCCTAAATGCATGAAGCGGGAGCAACACCTATCACTTCAGTGAGGTGGGCACCCCTGTAATGaggatttactgtaaatgaaacacttacactgtttttaaaaatatattttaaaaaatgaagcatAGGCCTATTATGTCATCATTAGTTTTAAGATGACTCCAAAATGGGCTGATTCAATACACTTTACATTGTGCATagatctttgtatttttttaacagatgaCAGGTTATGTATCTGAAGCATAATCACTCATGAATTGGGAGTGAATAAAGCAGCAATGTTTGTGTTGGCACTAATGCACATAACAATAAACAATTCAAAATGGTTTTATGAATATCCTAATCATACGGGGAGCCACTTTCAAAGAGGTACAGAGGCACTAAACTGGTGCAACTTTGTCCTGACCTCCACATTTAAGCTTTATTTGcatcctctttgataaagcttatacttagttatagttatgctgctataggcttagactgctgggggaccaccccccaatgcactgagctcctttcctccgcTTGTCCcgctctcctctcctctaaccccacaattgtcaccactgtatgacattaactatgtgtgttttctccagtggttgtctttctccttctctgtctccctcttgcTGTTcctctttgcaggtgtccccagctttggggctgtgtgttttccagtgtgcagctactggtccaacaAACCTgctcgatgttttgttgttgctttagttACTGTTTTCCGTtactctctccactttccactcaccccaaccggtcaaggcagattgctgaccaccctgagcctggttctgctggaggtttcttccgttaaagggagtttttcctctatactgttgcctagggctactcaagggggaattgttgggttctctctatacatctttatagtcttgactttacagtattctgtaaagtgccttgagatgactttgttgtgaattggcactatataaataaagttgaattgaattaaattttcTGATTACTTTGGAAGACCGGCTCATTAAACTAATGACAAATGATCATGACCAAGTAGGAGCTGAGGTTAGTAAAGTAAAAATCCTTGGAGAAACAATATTTATGTCACATACTTTGTAGCATACATTGTAAGACAGCGAGATAGGTTCACTCACAATTAAAGTAGATTTAAAGACCCGTCCGCCATACAGTCTTAAGTCGCTGAGATACTTCAGATAATGCACTTTTGCCTGCAATGCAGTCAGCTGCAATGGGGGAACAAAACAGCGTAGACATAGAGTAAGCTGCAGgctgaaataatttaatcatgTATTGTGCAGAATTATATTGTCAAGCCACCACCCAGTTAAAACTCCACTAGGTGGTAGTCAAGAGTCTTTTCAAATGTGACGCAAGACATATAGAAAGATAGAGTGAGACAAAGATACAGagtgataaaaatataaacaatataccTTTTTACCTGGTGGAACCAGGTTCTGGTTGGTTTTAAGGATGTGAGTAAGAGCTTTTttgatgttcttctctttcATGCTAGAAAGCACTGCAGGAGGCAGGAACAATGCCAAACCCCACTCCTTTCTGGCGGTGCACAATTGATAAACATTGAAAAAGGTCACTTAATCATTGTGTAAAACACTAGTCATATTGACTGGTGATTTACTTCACCCAACACTGATGCATTGACCAAATGACAAGCTGTGATCAGAAATATTGCTAATCAGCAAGGATGCATCTCCTGGCATTGCAGCAGTATTATGTTGTTACAACATACAACACCATTCTGGTACCCTACAGCTGGAATTAGTTATTAGAAACAAAATGGCTCTGAAGATAGGACACATCCACTTGGTTCCTGGAAGCAAAGCACGGTTTGTGTTACTTACTCTATATACTTCAGCGAAACTTTCTGGGACTGCTTGGTATTGATGGTTAGAATATACATTTGTAGGGCAGCCAGGCGGAGGGCTGTGTCATACTTAAGCTCGGACCCAAATCTCTCTAGTACCACATCATTACAGCTCTGGAGGAGcaaaaagagaggagacaggaaaaGGTTACACTTCAGTCACtctttttattatgaaatgtgggATAATATTTTTTATCTGCATCTGCTGATATTCACCTGAACATAAAGGTACTCAAAGGCTACTGCATCTCTCCTAAGCAGGTCCACAGGATCCTTTGGGACAAATGTAATGCGAAAAAAGCACTTCATTTTGTGTGACCCTGGCCTCTGTGTCACCTAGAGTAGTTTGAAACAAGAAGGATCCCATTAGCAATGAAGTGTTTGCATCTGCAATACGTGTAATCAAAGTGCTTACGGTGGTGTCCATTGGCAATTCACATgaaccattttacattttttaaaaattagaatattactttTTCACAACAGTTAGATAAGAAGATCAATACCACTGTTGTGTAAAAGCATTAAACTGGGAATTTTGAATGCACTATTTCTTGGCTGCGAGCAGTTACTTCATGTGTTTGCCATGAGATTGCCAGGCAACGAGTAGAGACTACAAAAAGTCACTTTGTCTGCCAAGATATAGTCCTGCTCGTATCTAGCTTTAACACTttagattttcagtttttgcatCAATTGCCCAAGCACAATATAATGTGTTAATTGGTGAGCATTAGAGGTGTTGAGTGATATTGTTACCTTCGGGCTAGCAGTCTTTATACCAAGCTAAATGAACTGATTTCAGTACAGTATCTTCCAATCctaatcatttaaaatgttttatgcacAATCAAAATGATAAAGGCCTCGAATTTCATTCTTGTTTTACCAAAGCATAGATACAAACTGTATTGCGAAGAAGGCTGGAGTGCTCAACTCGACTGCCGTTTTTATAATTAGATGCACAGCTCCAGTGCGCTGGTAACAAAGCTCAGAACAAAGTCCCAGGCTGATTTTCTCTCGATCTGGCCCTCACATTCACATCCTGTCCCCGACCTTTATTTTGTtccccttttctccacttcctgttccaagTTCAGTTCTCCACATTTACCACTCATCAAtgttcacaattgttttcacttgttCCCTTGCCTTTtgaaacccagctctccccttggttTTCTGTcagatcattgtctttgttttgtttttaattactcGTGCAAAACCCTGGCTCCTGTTTTACCTGTCTCATGGTTTTTGGACTCTTGACTTGTTTCATGTGAATTCCTGTTACCTGAATCTTGGTgtgaggtttggtgtgtttttctttcgGGTTCTctagttgtttttgtgtgttcactTAGGTATTTGGTATTCTTGTATTCAGTAAGTGTTCAGTCCAATTGCCCTTTGTATCCCCAGTCCTTCTCCCTATTGTTCACTTTTGATCTGTGTCTATTTAATTTCCCTAGTCATTTTTTCCTAgtgttcattttggttttatagTTTTTCACATTCTTGTTCCGAGTAACTGTAACCTgctatgggtttttttttttttttttcttgaaccCTTTTgagttttacttaaataaaacctgtttaacAGTTGTCTCCCTCTTGCCATCTCTTTACTAGGGTCCGGCTTAATACAAATCATGACAGATTTCTGCTGAAATTGCTTGGAGtttatatgtgaaacaggctttattTACTCGCTGTGTCCTGTGTAGTAGAAACTTTTCTCACATCaacaatgatttttaaatggaCTCTTGAGATTAGCCTTGAGATCCaaataaaccaacaaacaaacctgAGTCAGCATCTCCTGCTCGTGCAGGAGCATGAGTTTACTGGCAGATCCCTCAGACCTTTGCTCTAGCATCAAGGAGAAGTGCTCAATGCTCTTAATGGACAGCTTTTCTTGAAGGGTCAAGATGACATCCTTTCACATGGACAAAGTCATTATTAATGCAACATTTAAACAGTGCATATGTAGAAGCGTGCTTGTGTGAACCTCAATATCAACaacaaataaccaaataaaGCTAAACACACATAACGCATACATATTCCTCAAGAGATAATCAGAAATGTAACTGTTCTAAAGTAATTAAggtcaaactgctttttaaatgataattaaaaataaggCGCTGAAGAAAGGGGAGAAAGTGAAAAAGGAGTTTGCACTATATGAAACCTGCAATAGTGAATAACATTCAACGTTTAAACTGAGCATCACTTTAGTTATGCAACAGCATTTCATAGTGAAGCAATGTTCTTTCCAGCACCCTACCTTAatggatgtgttgctgtcaaatttaaatgatttagtCTGCCCATTCTCCAGGTAGACCTTCAGAACATTTGGCATAAAAAGAAGGGAGTTGTCCTTCACAGTTTCCTGAGGATTGAATAATCATCGTTTGATTATCAAATCTCACTTACTTTCTAATTAAACATTGTTTCTACTGTAAAAAAGTGCATCCGTGTGAGTTGGCGTAGAAGATGCTATAATCAAAAGGCCTCTTGGAGAACATGACTGCATATTTAATGGCTCTAAATATTCAAGGAAAATTATAGGACAAGTTCACAATTTCAGGAAATACACTTTCTTGCCAGGAAGAAAAGATCCATTCTTGCACCTCCACAGCATGAAGCTACATTGTGTTAAGCTAGCTTATTTTAACATAGACACTTGTAGCAGGCTGAAATAATGAGCCTGTCTCTGTCCAgaagctcactaattaacatGTTATGCCTCATTGTCGCAATGGCAGGAATCCATGAAACCACCGCTCCTAGTAGTATGAAACATTACACTTGACTAAAACCAGGATGAGGATTTTGAATTGTCTGTTTCATTCATGTTTCACAAATTtcttatataaataaatatgcaaagtaTATGCTATATAAAAAGCCGTGCCCTGTGCAACAAAACAGCATTGCAGACTCAACATTACAGATCTGTCTCTGATTAAATTGCAATATTAAGACATTGTGACATTGCTGTTTACGCTCAAAACCGGTATTGGAAGGGTAAGGCAAGGAGAGATTGTCCTCTAGTTTAATGATCATGGAGGCCATTGCTTtcagagagataaaaaaaatggatgacCAAATATACTTGAGTGACAGCTACTATACATGGTCAAGTTAACACTATGTGTGGGAAACACTGGACATTCAAGCCAAAACATGAATGATTTCATTCCCCCATATTGTGGCTATGCATTAGGTTATCTTTGTTGCACCGGTTATTGATTGCAGCCAAAACATAGAATCTTCTTCCAATGCCTTAGTAGGTTGagcacacaatatttttttctcctaaaTGTCACCAGAGGGGCTCTATAAGACAGCAGTTTCTCCCTGTTTTAAGTCAAGCAAAGGGAACATCTTGAATAGCACTGTATAAGTGTGTCATTCATTTCCAACCTGGCTTTCAACATAAATTTGCTTATTTCCCAAAATTCTAAACTAATCCTTAAACATTCATGTGCcatattttgatttttgtttgttttttaactttcatgACATCTTTTAAGCCCACACAGTGGTAAAAGCAATACAAGTAATATGGGTATGGAGACCAACCCAACACATTTTAGATAATTTTGGTAGTGTAACAAGCATTAACATGTGCCTTTTTTCTGCTCCtgcatgtctttattttactaTAGCCCAGCTTTAAGAGTTCAAATCTGGTGCTCTCATCTCCTGTTCAGAACCTTGATGTGTACAGAATGAATTAGTGTCCAGTGTGACTTACAGGGACCTGGCCGTTGATGATGACCTCTTCAGCGAAGCGGACTTTAACAGGATTAGTCTTTAACTTGGCCTTTTTGGCTGCGCTGATAAATGCCGACTTGGGCGACTtgggagaggaaagaaagaaaggggcAAAGCAGACATTTAAAGGACAATCCTGTATTTCAGAGAAGAGTCATGTATTTTCTAGCTCCAAACATTTCAAAGACATGTTTCCTTCTTGAAATGTGACAACCTCCCATTTCTCCACTCTGTGCTGATCAATTAAGGTGGCACTTTGTAAGGGCATGAGAGGGAGGACACCCCCACTGCTGTTGTGTCATTGAGCCTGCAAAGACATGCCTAGTAAATGGTAATAATTAAAGGCTGGATTACATGAGCTGCTTGGTCCTCAGAGTATTGTGGAGTATTACACCCATTTCTTTCTTGAAAATCAAGCCCTTATTCAAGATTAACCATTTGTTAAGTGACTCATCATGCTGGGAGTcagaaacactgacagtgaataaaattattgattgaaataaaaaaacaaactataattACTCTCACAGTGTGTAGAAAATTGTCAGATATCCTCACAAGGTTCCTAACATACAGAAacataaactaaatgttttctatgagCACACActgatatgtatatttttagaGAAGATTCAAGCATAATTCCATTTCCACTGAGTTTTTATGTGAACTTTAAACAAAAGCTGAATATATGCACTGAATATATGGCACTGGGTGTTTACCATCTGCTGCTCTTTGACTCTAGTAAATATGGATGTGGCAGGTTCATCTGAGGGCTTTTGAGGATCTGACGTTACACTGTGACAAGGCTTGGAAAGACTGTAGCAATTGGTCTCGTTTTGAGGTAGCAGTGCTCTAACACTCAGCTAAGACATTATTGATATGGTGCCAGCACAAACATATGGCATGATTAATGACTTGGTTTCACAGTGTCAACAAAATAATCaactccaaacacacaaacagactacAGGAATGTACTTGATTTCAGACTTACTGGGTACGGCTGGATAACAGTCAACAATATGGACTCCTTGCAGCTCCTGGAGGATACAAAAACATTagagtgtaaaaacaacaatgaatgaataaataaactatttcaatttatttaacaaaataaagaatcactgcaaaatatggaaatataAAATTTTTCCAGGAACCAGTTCTTGTTAGGCAGAACATGAACAGCAGCCCCGTCTTACCATGGTAGCGCAGAGTTTTAGCACAGAGGCAGAGCTTATTCTAGGCAAGAGGAGCTGTGAAGAAGTGGTTTGTTGTTTACACACTGCTACAAAGGTCATAAGAGGACCAAATGCTCACAGCCAGCCACTCAGCTGATGATATTAATCAAATCAGACACATGGAAAAACATCAACACTAGCTTACAGCTGCAAGGACGTAAATCACTGCGACTGGAACAGGTGGCAAGAATATTTATTCAGTGGAAATATTTGGTTTAGTggtacattaaaatacaaataaaaacaaattaaattgctAGCATTTTCTTACTTGGATAGAAATTAGATATCTAAAATATGTCCATGAACTGTAAGAAAGGCATGGTTAATTAACAACAGAGATGAAGGACAAAGTACACACAAGTATATCTGTATATCCTCATTGgcaatgtttatgtttttctgttttaccaCAGTGAAGGAAAAGGGAAGTTAAtcttctttaaaacaaaatgttttgtatccACACCTTTACATGctttaaaccacattttttaaaagttgtttggagtgtttctttctcttaatGGTGTTGGTTGTGACGCAGTATTAATTCATCAATAACTGGACTATCCATACATAAGTgcatttagacagaagtcaactGAAACCCCTTGACCATAGACAGGTAGTGtcaatttacataatttattaatGATTCAGCTATGTTCTATCAAGTGCAACAAACGCTTATGCAAACGAGCATGTCATGATAAGCCAATTTTACGTctaacattaattattttccgTTCATCAGAATTAAAATCAGACTATATATTTCAGagaagtgtttttgttatttagctGACCCTTCTTGAAATAAATGGAGTtgacacaataataaaaatgtaaataagtatGATACAATACAGTTTGACAGCACCACAGACTGCAGCCAGTAAAATTGTCACCTATGTAAAACTATTTAAACAACTCGACCTCAATTGATGTAAAATTTGTTGCACAACCATTATATTAGATTGAGTTAGTTTTAGCAAGACACACCTAATGAATTGGCAACTGAGTATATTGGATTCAATGTTgcaagcattaaaaaaacatgaaaacttaGATCAATATTTTTTAGGTACTGAAAAATTGTCTACAACTGATTTAACAGCCTAAAATGTCACCTTAGTGTGTTGTCATACCTGACAAGGTCAATAACCCTTTCCCGGGGTGCTGAACTGACTGGCTCATCATTAATCATGATGATTTCGTCCCCTGGGATCAGCTTGCCTTCTGATGGACCCCCTGCCATTACACACCAAACAAGGGTTAAGTGGGACAATCAGTACACAGTAATAGAATTTCTCTTGATTTTCTTAGTTTCCTATCTTTTGGCTCAAGGCTCTAATGACTGCTTACGCGTTTAGGGATGTTAAAAGCAATGAATCAGCACAAGCTACAACCTAAATGGGTTTCTGCTTCccatttttgcctttgttttaggAGCATTTAATATACTCTCGGGCATGTATTGATATTGGCCATTTTGGTATTAGAATTTTCCACACAGCTTGGCTACATACAGCTTTACCTGGTGTAACTGAGCGAACCACTACAGGTTTCTCACTGCCTGCCACAAAGCCAAAGCCAAGTACTGGGTCTCGTCTCATCTCAACCTTCCGGGGCGCA
It contains:
- the frmpd4 gene encoding FERM and PDZ domain-containing protein 4 isoform X6; the protein is MMKHHRTKTSGWPPPTGTWSGSQGPPNGWDMGTNREGRDFYINHISQSSSLEEIRLDGDKLMPPAPRKVEMRRDPVLGFGFVAGSEKPVVVRSVTPGGPSEGKLIPGDEIIMINDEPVSSAPRERVIDLVRSCKESILLTVIQPYPSPKSAFISAAKKAKLKTNPVKVRFAEEVIINGQVPETVKDNSLLFMPNVLKVYLENGQTKSFKFDSNTSIKDVILTLQEKLSIKSIEHFSLMLEQRSEGSASKLMLLHEQEMLTQVTQRPGSHKMKCFFRITFVPKDPVDLLRRDAVAFEYLYVQSCNDVVLERFGSELKYDTALRLAALQMYILTINTKQSQKVSLKYIEKEWGLALFLPPAVLSSMKEKNIKKALTHILKTNQNLVPPGKKLTALQAKVHYLKYLSDLRLYGGRVFKSTLIQGEKHTEVTLLVGPKYGISHVINTKTNLVALLADFSHVNRIEMYTEDENRVRVELHVLDVKPITLLMESVDAMNLACLTAGYYRLLVDSRRSIFNVAKNTDSMNTCHAARMKQNYQAIECTYSTPHKGCEDRNNQSCNQDYSEQECEFLDHRRCEGQPVYITEIHQPQHSIHVAERAECCRLPCSQTYLNVQRPKPQDSSRSAKVSFIFGDPPLDSVNPQNLGYQRLMDGSPEIIDNHSRMYRRLEEDYKMMDAIEDGDGYHYSTKIFGPSECIEEPLLHDICYAETTDDAEDEDDISCEEDMVMSDIDKPMLLSLSGSSDDIIDLTSLPPPPEGNDEEDNDVLLHSLNLAIAAPPPGFRDSSDEEEQQGAGTLAQGARSDIPVSLIDSVPTHRAEGHGQPLDNAVVSTLQALEALAASEEQSSAQSESSTGVQLSRAFSPESSDSGNETNSSEMTESSELAIAQRHSDNHLRMHVAMTEGYHAINEEKPETATNDDGARAIPYNPQEHQEEAKSSAIASSQIFHSDGGEMEPETMEIKSVSEYFTKMHMGSVMSRQRGKQKEAERQTQGDTCEFSDRSQMTSQDSVKEESPHLVGKYNAFTVRDSYYMNQLDLGRTHFKDRHQKWQQRVTGNKMAENVSPECENDSQASHADRLTVKGEKKDSDERSQQLNAHFHSPSKGPIPAEADATSQDNEQQPIKIPTSEQDVTRLYEYHVSKRMSSIQSEGVHSLQSSQCSSIDAGCSTGSSSCVTPMDSPLCATDNMHLLSESSLRGLSYVTAEEKSYGPQSHGKAGHPMDPTLLRKIHAATSAEPGFTISRDGSHRMAKIKETTACTQLKKVGEESSLALCNETSTTTTTMSLPSLRSSTEPSGLTQESPEPDPHVMAFLSSRSSCEPTLGSLRKPRRVRMLRRSWSTLMPGSRSLEALIEKTKATLTGKSGGQNLQSQNAPEEQRIFSAKTLPKSMSQGSVASYSSGRGLLRGASGLPTESTAPRLMTWKCHRPFSHCFLRRKANTNGDNEGRAVPSHALFSASSACCEENTKQNAVYKAEQNTMATTMSDMSLEARLARVNSMKGKTYSLHTGFALARKDALDMISVLRCSVGHLSKGVRSKVSEADMEAFSQLLFMQAKVLNSACSQMAMEYSSPEELLLTLTHSFHTLCCLTQACMSLVEGLSAEREQREVVAKVDEVVMNYVCLLKVAEAALGGSPSDQSVNALTHHSATMSAIINTLTHSLEALLNK